A region of the uncultured Desulfovibrio sp. genome:
CATTTTTCTGAAGACAGGCCCGTATTCTGTCCGCCACTTCGGGCGAGGCCGCCCGCCGGACCATGATATGCTCGGTGCCGCACAGCTCCGTGATTTCCGTCAGCAGTGAGGTTCCCCCCGCAGCAATAAGCATGTCTGACGCCACTCCAAGGGCGGGATTGGCCGCCAGTCCGGAGGTGGCGTCCGTTCCGCCGCACTTGAGGCCAAGCACCAGATCAGACAAGGGAAAGGGTTCCCGTTCCTGTGCAGACAATGTGATGGCCAGCGACTGCGCCACAGCAACCCCCCGGGCAATGGCCTTCAGGGAGTCCCCCTCCTCCTGGATGACAAGGTGATGCACGGGCTTGCCCACCACATCCTTGTCCACATCCTCAAAACGGACCCGCTCACAGCCCAGCCCCACCAGCAGCACGGCTCCGAAATTGGGATGTGCGGCCAGTCGCCGCAACACATGCGCAGTAAGCCGCTGATCCGGGCCGGGATAGCCGCAACCTACGGGATGCGGAAAGACACAGGCGCCGCGAACGCTCTCGGCAATGCGCCGGGCCACAAAATTGGCGCAAAATACGGTGGGAATCACGGCAACAAGATTGCGGGTTCCTGCCCTGCCGCAGGCTCTTCTGTATCCCATGAACATCATGAGCTTTCACCCTTTCGAAGCTATATGGTGTCACGCATATTGTGGATGTGCACAAGGCTCCCCTGCACAATGGGCCGGCTGGCAAGTGCAATGCTTTCACCGTACTTGATCACAGGGCCTCCCTCCGGAATGTCGACCAGAGCAATCTTGTGCCCGAAGGCAATATCCTCGCGAACGGCCAGCTGTTCACCGGAACCGATGATAGCACAGCGCTGACCGGCCTTCAGAGGCACCACAGCCACACCCACATTATCCCGGCTGTCCAGTCTGATGATATCCTGTTCCATGCAGAGCTACCTCCGGGGGCGGCTCCCGGAGCGCCCCCATGCCCGATAAAGGGAAAATCCGAGAGACAGAAGTGCCAGTACAAGAAAGAGCAAACTCAATGGCTGCGTAAACAGGGGGAGCATGCTGCCCTTGCCCATGATAAGCGCCAGACGCAGCTGCTTTTCAAGCATCTTACCAAGCACAAGACTGATGATCATGGGGGTGACGGGATACCGGAAACGATGCAGCAGATAACCCACCACACCAAAGAGCACGGCTGTCCACATATCAAACAGACTGTACCCCAGATTGTAACAGCCCACCGTACTGGCCACGAGCACCACCGGCAGCAGAAACTTCTTGGGAACCAGCAGGAGCTTGGGCAAAATGCGCCGGCCCAGCGCCATCATGAACACGAACATGAGCAAAGCATTGACGGCAAAGGAGGCATATACACTGCCAATGAACTGCGGATTTTCGCTGAAAAGCAGAGGACCGGGTTCCAGCCCGTGCAGCTGCAGGCCGCCCATGAGGGCCGCGCTCACCACATCTCCGGGAATGCCCAGGGCAAGCATGGGGATGAGGGCGCCGCCAATAACGGCATTATTGGCACTTTCTGACGCAAGGACGCCCCCCACATTACCCTGCCCGAATGTTTCCGGCTCCGGCGAAGCCTTCTTGGCCTGATCATAGGCAACAAAATTGGCCAGACTGCCGCCAATGCCGGGCATGATGCCGATGGCTACGCCGATAAGACTGGAACGGACCAGGTTGGGCAGCCCCCGCACAAAATCGATCCAGCCAAAGGAAGAGGTTCCTTCCACACGGACCGTGTGATGCAGCGCTCCCGTCACGCCCTTCTCGCATTCCCGGAACACCTCGGCCACCACAAAAAGCCCGATCATGGCGGGGACGGCATTGATGCCATTGGAAAGACAGGACAGCCCCATGGTATTGCGGGGCAGACCATTGATGGGATCCATGCCGATGGTACAGATAACCAGGCCCAGCAGCGCAACGACGAACCCCTTGGGAATGGAATCTCCCGACAGGCTCACCACGGTAGTCAGGCCAAAGAGAATGACCGCCACATACTCAAACGGTCCGAACTGGAGGGCCAGGCGGGCAAGCTGGGGCGCAACCCCCACAAGAAACAGCCAGCCCATGAGCGTCCCGAAAAGATTGGCCACAATGCCGGCCCCGAGCGCCTTGCCCGCCAGCCCCTGCTTTGCCATGGGAAAGCCGTCAAAGGCTGTGGTGATGGAGGAAGGGGTGCCGGGCATACCCAGCAGAATGGCGGAAACAAGACCGCCGGAAATACCGCCGATATAGACCCCGATGAGCAGGGAAACCCCTGTGATGGCATCCATGCCATAGGTAAGGGGCACCAGCAGGATGACGGCAAGCGTGGCAGTAAGTCCCGGAATGATGCCAAAGAGAAGACCGAGCAGCACGCCTCCGGATAAAAGAGGCAGCGATGTGAGGTCAAATGCGGCAAAGGCCGCCACAAGGACGTCAAGCATGGTCGTTGTCCTCTCAGGCCGTGCCACCTAAAACAGGATGGTGTCCGGCAGATATATTTTGAACAGTCGGAAAAAGGCAAACAGTACAGCCGAAACAGCCAGGGCGTACACCAGATTTTTCCACCAGTCCCGCAGGCCGGACTGACGGTCAAGCAGAAATGGCATCAGTCCCAGATAACAGAACGTACAGAGCAGAAATCCCACTGACGATATCCCCGCCACATAGGCGGCAGCCACCAGTACGGGCAGCACCGCCCACGGGCGCTCATCGGCGGGCTGGACCGCGCCTGCGGCCGACAAGAAAGCACCGCAGAGAACACGCAGCAGACAGACACCGGCCAGCAGCAGCCCCACCAGCAACGGATAGCCCGACACACCGAGGTAGTCCTTCTGCAAGGAAAAGGCAGGCTCCTCTATGCCCAGGGCACACCAGATGCCCACCCCTCCCAGAACAACCAGCAACAGATACTCCATACTCTTCATACGGCCTCCAGGCCGGAGAAAGTGCCCGTGGGCGCCCTTCCCCAGGCCAGACAGACTCAGCGACAGAAATCACTTCCTGACAAGAAACTCCACAAGCTTGGCCACGTTACGCTCATCCTCGCGGAAGGTTCTGGCCCAGTCATCGGCATTCAGGAACAGCCCCTCGGCCACCTGCTGTGTGGCAAATTCCTGAAACTCCCTGCTGGCAACAGCCTTGCGCAGGGCTTCGGCCAGCACCGTACGGGCTTCTTCCGGTATGCCACGCGGGGCAAAGACGCCATTGCGCAGGACAAGCGCATTGCGTATGCCCAGGTCCGCGGCATATTCCGGGGAATCAATTCCCGGAAGCCTGTCGTCGCCCACAACAAGAATGACGCGCTGCTCGCCCGACCGGACAAAGCGTGCCATGTCCGCATTGGGTGCGGTACGCATATCCACACGCTTGCTCATGAGCGCCGTCACAGCTTCATTGGCGCCGTCAAAGGGAATGATTTCCACCTTATTCAGAATATTCTTGCGGATGAGCACATCCAGAAGTGCCAGATGCGCCACGCCGCCAAGCCCGGGAATGGCAATTCTGTACTTGCCAGGGGCCTTTTCCACCGCGGCAATGAATTCCGACGCCCGGGAAAAGGGGGAGTCCGCATTGACCACCAGCGAATTGGACATGACCAGCGTCTGCCCCACCATGTCGAAATCGGACCAGCTCATGCCGATCTGTCCCAGCGCCTTCATGGTAATGAAGGCCGAGTGGTGCAGCAGCAGGGTATAGCCATCAGGGCGGGCGTTCTTGACATTGCGCAGCCCTTCCTGGGTATTTCCGCCGGGGATGTTCACCACGATGACCGGATGGGGCAGAAGATTATGCGTTTGAATCACTTCTGCCAGCTTCCGGGCAGTGAGGTCGCTTTGCCCTCCGGCCCGATAGGGAACAATGAGCCGGACTTCCTTTTCGGGAAATGCGGCAAGGCTTCGCGCAGGATGACCAAACAGAAAAATGCTCAGAGCGCACACAACTGTCAGCAAAAAAGGTGTCTTCATATATTCCCCCGTGGTTTTTCAGGGTGTGGATGGACGGACATGTAGCCGCTACACCATACTTGATGCACTCTACGGGTAGCAAAACACATACCAAACAATAAAATAAAAAGAAAACAATGAGATAGCTATTTGAGGTCAGAAAGAATATGTTGCATAATAGCCGAATGTGTTGCACACTGTTGCAACATATCTCGCTCGCGGGAGACTGCCATGCCTCAGCCCTCACCCCGAATTCTCTTTGCCGCACCGGACGAATCCTTCACCGCAACGCTGCATCAGGCCCTGTCCCCCCTCGCGGACAATATTCTTGCCGTCAACGGCCTGGAAATGACGCCACCGGACATCATCGCCTATGCCCGGGCCTCATCCATTGAGGTCATCGTCAGCCGGGGCGGAATTGCGGAATTTCTGCGCGAGGAACAGGTCGACGATGCCGACGCCATCCCCGTCGTCAGCGTGCAGGTATCTCCCTTTGATATCATTGATGCCATTCGCAAAGCCCGGCAGACAAGCCATCGCATTGCCTTCATTGCCTATGCCGGCATGCTTGAAGGCATTCAGAAGATCACCGCCCTTTTTGACATTGACGTGCGCCTCATCTACCGCTCCTCGCCATGGGACTGTGTGGAGTCCGTCTTCAATGCCCTGGAAAACAACGCGGAAATCATCATCGGTGATGCACGGGTGGTAAAAATATGCCGGGAAAATGCCATCCCTGCCGTACTGCTTGACTCCAGCGAAGAATCCATACGCCAGGCCTATGCCTCGGCCCTGACCATCACCACAGCACGGGACAATGCACGCAGGGAGGCCCGGCTGCTCTCTGCCATACTGGATCAGCTGCCGCAGGGAATCCTGGCCCTGGATGACGACGGGAAGGTGCTCTACGCCAATGCAGAGGCGGCACGCATGATGGAACAGGGGAAACGGCACCTTGCCGGCCAGACTGCCGCACGTCTGCCTCTGTTTCAGAAAGCCCTCTTTGCCTCCCTGCTGCACGAACCATCAGGCAGAGCATCTCTGACGGACAGACGGCAACGCGCCATTTCTGCCCTGTGGCAAAGGCTGTCGGCACCCGTCGGCGGCATGGCAGGAATTGTCACGCTGGACCCCAGGTCCAGCCCAGCCCCGGCAAGCCTTCAGGAGAGGGGACATGAAGCCCGCTTTTCCTTTGATGACATTGTGGGCCACGCCGCAACCCTACGCAGGGCCAAGCACATGGCGCAGAAGTATGCCCAGACCGATGCCACCGTCCTCCTGCAGGGGGAAACCGGCACGGGCAAAGAACTCTTTGCCCATGCCATCCATCTGGCCAGCCCCCGCCACAACCAGCCGTTTGTGGCGGTCAATCTTGCGGCACTCCCGCAAACCCTCGTGGAGAGCGAACTTTTCGGCTACGTGCGGGGCGCTTTCACCGACGCACGGCGCAGTGGCAGACAGGGCGTCTTTGAATCGGCCGGACAGGGAACCGTCTTTCTTGACGAAATTGGCGACATGCCGCTGGAGATGCAGAGCAGGCTTCTGCGTGTTCTTCAGGAAGGGGAGTTTTCCCGACTGGGTGATGACCGACTGCTGAAAGCCCGTTGCCGCATCATCGCCGCCACTAACCAGCGCCTAGAGGACGCTGTACGGCAGGGACGCTTCCGGGCAGACCTCTACTACCGCCTGGCGGTCCTCAGGCTGGATATTCCCAGCCTCCGGGAACGTATGGAGGACATGCCTGAACTTGCCCGCCATTTTCTGCAACGGGAATGCGCCCGCTACGGGCGTATCCCCGGCGAGATCACCGCCGGCGCCCTGCGCCTGCTGACAGAACGGGACTGGCCCGGGAACATCCGGGAACTACGGGCGCTCATGGAGCGCAGTGTACTGCTGTGCGAGGGATCGCCGGTGATCATGGACGAAACGCTGCTGCGTGCCATGCTGGGAAGTGCACCCCCAAACCAACCGCTGCACAGCCTGCCGGAACGAGAGGCCATTCTCGAGGCCATGCGCCAGTGCGGCAACAATCGAAACAAGGCTGCCGCCCTGCTTGGCATGCACCGCTCTACTCTCTGGCGCAAGCTCAAGAATCTGTAAGCAGGTATGTACTTCCCCGTGCGTTCCGGGGAACGGGAAAATGCCCAGGTGGACTTTCCTGCGCAGGAGGGCGCACAGCAGAAAGAGCGGCACAGCGCATACAACGGCCCCAGAGCGCCCGCGTTTGCCCGTTGCAGGCCGTCTTTACGCCGGCCGCCATAGCAGCAAGCGCCGATCCCGGGCAAAGACAATGCCCGGCGCCGACCTGCCATTGTCACCCTGCTGTGCCCCCAAAACGCCGTTGCACGGACAACGCGCTCACGCGTCTGGATTCCAGGTATAATTGACGCCATTCTTTCCCGACGACTTGACGCGATACACCCGCTGATCAGCAGCGCGTGCAAGCGTGGCATAGTCGGTTCCGTCGTCAGGGGCAAAGGCAATGCCGATGCTGCTGGAAATGGTATAGTGGTGCCCCGTATTAAGCGCGAAAATCCTGTCGCACAAACGGCGTGCGCAGAGGAGAGCATCCTCCTTGCTGCGGAGATTGCGCAGAAAAATGATGAATTCATCGCCACCGATGCGTCCGGCAATGTCCTGCCCCTGCCGGATACCGGCCTTGAGAATATTGGCTATGCGGATGATGACCGTATCGCCGACATCATGGCCGAACGAATCATTGATGGATTTGAAATTGTCGATATCAATGAAGAGCAGGGCCGAAAGCGTCATGTCCTGCAAGGCTGCGGCAATCTCCGCACAGGCAGCCTGACGATTCAGCAGGACCTTCTTGCTCTCCTTATTATAATAGCGGTATTCCAGCTTTTTTCGTCTGTAGCCCCTCTCCGGGTCAA
Encoded here:
- a CDS encoding sigma 54-interacting transcriptional regulator, with product MPQPSPRILFAAPDESFTATLHQALSPLADNILAVNGLEMTPPDIIAYARASSIEVIVSRGGIAEFLREEQVDDADAIPVVSVQVSPFDIIDAIRKARQTSHRIAFIAYAGMLEGIQKITALFDIDVRLIYRSSPWDCVESVFNALENNAEIIIGDARVVKICRENAIPAVLLDSSEESIRQAYASALTITTARDNARREARLLSAILDQLPQGILALDDDGKVLYANAEAARMMEQGKRHLAGQTAARLPLFQKALFASLLHEPSGRASLTDRRQRAISALWQRLSAPVGGMAGIVTLDPRSSPAPASLQERGHEARFSFDDIVGHAATLRRAKHMAQKYAQTDATVLLQGETGTGKELFAHAIHLASPRHNQPFVAVNLAALPQTLVESELFGYVRGAFTDARRSGRQGVFESAGQGTVFLDEIGDMPLEMQSRLLRVLQEGEFSRLGDDRLLKARCRIIAATNQRLEDAVRQGRFRADLYYRLAVLRLDIPSLRERMEDMPELARHFLQRECARYGRIPGEITAGALRLLTERDWPGNIRELRALMERSVLLCEGSPVIMDETLLRAMLGSAPPNQPLHSLPEREAILEAMRQCGNNRNKAAALLGMHRSTLWRKLKNL
- a CDS encoding tripartite tricarboxylate transporter substrate binding protein, producing the protein MKTPFLLTVVCALSIFLFGHPARSLAAFPEKEVRLIVPYRAGGQSDLTARKLAEVIQTHNLLPHPVIVVNIPGGNTQEGLRNVKNARPDGYTLLLHHSAFITMKALGQIGMSWSDFDMVGQTLVMSNSLVVNADSPFSRASEFIAAVEKAPGKYRIAIPGLGGVAHLALLDVLIRKNILNKVEIIPFDGANEAVTALMSKRVDMRTAPNADMARFVRSGEQRVILVVGDDRLPGIDSPEYAADLGIRNALVLRNGVFAPRGIPEEARTVLAEALRKAVASREFQEFATQQVAEGLFLNADDWARTFREDERNVAKLVEFLVRK
- a CDS encoding tripartite tricarboxylate transporter permease — its product is MLDVLVAAFAAFDLTSLPLLSGGVLLGLLFGIIPGLTATLAVILLVPLTYGMDAITGVSLLIGVYIGGISGGLVSAILLGMPGTPSSITTAFDGFPMAKQGLAGKALGAGIVANLFGTLMGWLFLVGVAPQLARLALQFGPFEYVAVILFGLTTVVSLSGDSIPKGFVVALLGLVICTIGMDPINGLPRNTMGLSCLSNGINAVPAMIGLFVVAEVFRECEKGVTGALHHTVRVEGTSSFGWIDFVRGLPNLVRSSLIGVAIGIMPGIGGSLANFVAYDQAKKASPEPETFGQGNVGGVLASESANNAVIGGALIPMLALGIPGDVVSAALMGGLQLHGLEPGPLLFSENPQFIGSVYASFAVNALLMFVFMMALGRRILPKLLLVPKKFLLPVVLVASTVGCYNLGYSLFDMWTAVLFGVVGYLLHRFRYPVTPMIISLVLGKMLEKQLRLALIMGKGSMLPLFTQPLSLLFLVLALLSLGFSLYRAWGRSGSRPRR
- a CDS encoding UxaA family hydrolase — protein: MEQDIIRLDSRDNVGVAVVPLKAGQRCAIIGSGEQLAVREDIAFGHKIALVDIPEGGPVIKYGESIALASRPIVQGSLVHIHNMRDTI
- a CDS encoding UxaA family hydrolase, with the protein product MMFMGYRRACGRAGTRNLVAVIPTVFCANFVARRIAESVRGACVFPHPVGCGYPGPDQRLTAHVLRRLAAHPNFGAVLLVGLGCERVRFEDVDKDVVGKPVHHLVIQEEGDSLKAIARGVAVAQSLAITLSAQEREPFPLSDLVLGLKCGGTDATSGLAANPALGVASDMLIAAGGTSLLTEITELCGTEHIMVRRAASPEVADRIRACLQKNVRRLRRARAAAHASRGESLLVSPGNADGGVSNVVEKALGGLKKAGNAIFQDVIGYGEAPSGHGLYLMDGPGHDGEAVTGLVAAGASIVVFTTGRGTPAGFPGIPVIKATGNPALFASMGVNMDFDAGGLFRERRHVEDIGRDLFQLLVRVASGQLTRAEAIGHDELFCVSRFVSTHRLVEDCGLLCAGREA
- a CDS encoding tripartite tricarboxylate transporter TctB family protein, which translates into the protein MKSMEYLLLVVLGGVGIWCALGIEEPAFSLQKDYLGVSGYPLLVGLLLAGVCLLRVLCGAFLSAAGAVQPADERPWAVLPVLVAAAYVAGISSVGFLLCTFCYLGLMPFLLDRQSGLRDWWKNLVYALAVSAVLFAFFRLFKIYLPDTILF
- a CDS encoding GGDEF domain-containing protein, which translates into the protein MSLEALESYREHQADSIDFGYVTFGEERWLSVKVIADRDAPCIYLLIKRATAYQCLQKDISQMYVYDRCDYFIYLDTQANSYIMFGGSDNKTLPPVICDDYESTIVSYAETFVPPEDREMVIREMRLDRVCEMLELHGIHTLYTGVIDPERGYRRKKLEYRYYNKESKKVLLNRQAACAEIAAALQDMTLSALLFIDIDNFKSINDSFGHDVGDTVIIRIANILKAGIRQGQDIAGRIGGDEFIIFLRNLRSKEDALLCARRLCDRIFALNTGHHYTISSSIGIAFAPDDGTDYATLARAADQRVYRVKSSGKNGVNYTWNPDA